From the Lathyrus oleraceus cultivar Zhongwan6 chromosome 3, CAAS_Psat_ZW6_1.0, whole genome shotgun sequence genome, the window atgactcaccagaatctcttcttcaccgcacacagtcacaatctgaccgttccagacatacttgagcttttgatggagagtcgacgagactgcccctgctgcatgaatccatggacgccccaacaaacaactataggcaggctggatgtccataacatagaagatgatatcaaaaacctcaggacctatcttcacaggcaaggtaacttctccacacacagaacgtttggatccgtcgaaagcacgaacaatcaggtcactgggattaaacacaaacccttccgcatcaatcttcctcagaatctgcttgggcaacacattcagcgacgacccggtgtctaccaatacgtgagacaacactgcccccttgcactccatggtgatgtgcaaggctttgttatggtttcgcccttcaggtggtaagtccaagttggtgaaacccacaccatgcctggtgctcacattggccatcacaccttccaattgattgacagaaatctcctgaggcacgtaagccagattcaacatcttcagcaaggcattacggtgtgcctcagagcacatcaatagtgaaagtatagaaatcttggacggagtttgattcaactggtctacaatcttgtagtcacttttcttgattatcttcataaactcctccacgtctttctcaaatgacccctcgggcgcttctttctgaacaggctcttcctcaaccacagcttgcttaccctttgctttggcgagagcttcagcattattgtccctcaaaggctgcggtgcaaacagacgaccgcttctggtaaaacctcctggaccccctacattatccacagctggaccaacagttgcaggaactctattcggtaaaccaattgtcactggagtttgattcactggtcttgtctgactttcagcccttctgtaattgcggtgagcattatcatacttccacggcacggctttactattctcaacaacccTTCTTCCAGACGCCACGGTAGTAGTcggaacactgatggttacaggcacgggaatggtaactggggtaccattcgTTGCGGGTGCACTGACGatcctttgtccacgttcttcagacggtttaaagtaaatggtgatagttgacgctgttccacgatcttttacagccctactgaattgcaaacaaccttcatccatcataccctggataccggcccttaactggtcgcaaccattctcagattctgcacagcccaaacaatcttcatcacagcccgggtagacacctCCCTTCAGCAGGCGGTCCTTCACAACTaacagagaagtctgaacatcatcaacattaacaaccagatcttcagcttctttcccttcaatattgttcactctatgcccaccatgctgaggcatagggttgttcacgacgttaggcactggagcgaagttgatcgccttggcatcgatcaaatcttggaccttgtgttggagagctcgacacttctcagtatggtggcctggtgccccagagtgaaagtcacatctaacattagcatcatagccgGGAGGCAacactgtaggcggagccattgttcgcaactcaatcatccccagccggagtagttcgggtaataactctgtgtaagacatgggcagaggatcaaatcttctatcagcctgcaatttctgtctgggctgataaggacgttgctgttgttgttgttgttgcggttgttgaactcttggttgttgttgttgacgaggttgaggtgccggaatagttactgcagctattggacgatattgatctctgttagcatttgttctgtacacaccccctctgtgctgtacagcattggtctctccttctctacgacgaggtgccccagagaagggtttctttaatgaagacgaggaaccagcatcatggatcctaccagctttgattagactctcagtcctttctccacaaatgacaacatcagaaaaactgccgaacgggcagctccccatccggtccataaacacaccttgaagagtactaataaacatatctgtcaactccctctccagcatagggggttgaactctagcagccagttcacgccacctctgagcgtactccttgaagctttcattggatttctgacatagactctgcagctgagtccggctcggtgccatgtccatgttgtgtttatactgtctgaggaacgcttcacccagatctctccagcatcggatcgaatctctcttcaattccatgtaccagtccaaagaagccccagatagactatcttggaaaaaatacatccacatcttttcatcatcggtatacgcagagattttcctgtagtaagcctgcacatgggtgcgagggcaagaagtaccgttgtatttgtcgaatgacggtgccttgaacttgtgagggatcctcaaaccttcaaccaatcccatattagtaacatcaaaaccaagagaattttgactttccatagcacggatcttctcagcaagagcttcaactttgcggtctctctcattaacccttcccagaacgtcttcgtcttcactgagcagagagaacaaatcctcttgtctgtcaacaatcggaacaggattacgggccggagcacggactactctggcattagcggcatctggaacaataggttgaccgttgattcgaataccccctaactcatcacctacagcatagttgttgacgggtacagcagcagcaatattgttatcatcgactgggcctccctctggcggagcatggttgatcggtggatttgcagcctcttgtctctgaaccatagctcgaagttcttcttgaccttgcgcaaccccttgcatcatattcataaactgggccatgctagccttcatctcagccaactcagcttgaaattgatccatacttctctgttgattcagtcttgttgagtagcggtgcggacgttgatcagctatcctgcctgaacaggaaccaagagtgagaagtcacgatcaagaacacctgttatgcaaaatgatatgagtatgatgctaatgatgcgtatgatgcacatgatatgctcatttctcaggcattcaaagagcctgacccattctgaaaagatggcaacctgcagcaacaagagaacaaaacagatacaaggaaatgctgacatccttatacatacataagggtaaaaaggcatacaaccaatgtcaacagaatatctgaataaacaacgtacaaagaaaaagaatcccatccaacaagcctggaggtgattcttaacaaaagatccaagagatggccTACACGCAAAcgaatcccatccaacaagcctggaggtaattctcaacaaaatacaatcagagatacgaattaagacagacggtcttctggaatgagggtcttcaggtaatggcactggtctatcaacagtgagcattctgagcattctggtagaggggtaatcttctccttcaactgtcttctaagctctaagacttctcctccaagatggttctctgatgcctgtctcaagtctacttccttcttcaactggatgtctttatctctaagttgcttctccaagtctctgatcttcttctgataactggcctcaaccccctgcagcctcaagcgctcccggtgttctgcatctaacatactctccacctcctcgtaggatctcttcttgcttctcagtctgctagcatcttctccttgcacttccctgagttgatgggccaagtgcagcttatcagctttggctttgtacagctccatatgggtgtcttgctccttctccctcaaccgacgattctccatcagggcttgcttatagtgctcagcaggcacactatcagcaagaatcaaaggtggttgctcctgcaacggctccatcctatcatagggtaacaacaaagtttccactctcttcttgacccactcagtgtaatcgggcatagcaacggcaaacttcttccctaagacagatccatccttcacaccaatagacttccaagctctccctacctgctccaatctagctgggtcactcttcttctcaaaatacacactttcagatacctcagcctcaagtggtcttcccttcattacaaaccctaactggcgaagagaaagaaccgggttgtaattgatgcaacccttagtccctacgagtggcacattacggaatcctccacagctcataatgacgttacgcacatccatccggtaagattgccacctgatatcataggaggtgagtgacatgaccctctgagtccacttaagagtgctctgggtatctacaaatggtccactagctggcagaagagacatgaaccattttAACAGAAGAGGTagacagcacctgatggctccacccttaccatgcctactgtgaatagcatagtaagtgtctGCTAACAGGgtagggactggattccctccaatgaagatactgatagctgcatggtcaacaaaattcggcatactgggaaataggacaatcccatagatcatggtGGCAAGCTGTGcatgaaaaacttcccaattccccttctcgGCTTCACatctagctaccctcaacagaaacttcaaaggcaatcctacgacatccccactggacttccaactatcactgacttccttgatacccaaatggagagctctggcaacaactctgaaatcaacctccttgggcacatccaagaaaggaacctgatgctggATAGGAACACTCAacagaatagagtactcctcgagagtaggcgccaactgataatcctggaaagtgaaacaatgaagctctgggtcataaaactgaagtagtgtctgcagaggcactggatctactactgtcttcaatactgtcaagatatctccgtaccgcccaacaaaactcttcagtcgatcgtctgtcacgagactacccaactcaactagtggagtcaacggctcacggtggaaactgtaggaacaggtcttccgcttcggctcgggaaccgttgccatctctatcagtagacaagctcgggaatgtacctgagaaatgatatgcatgcaggaattagttttttttctttttttttcttttgatttttttgattttttttttcattttctcttttttttttcaatgcgtttcttttgaaaaataaatatgctatgatgcacatgatgcagacacggctggctggttgtgcaatctctgatcactgggtcgaagcttcagtcaaaatcagaacataaatccaacttaaggtcaactgaacactgtctgaacacaaagtcaccatcagaaccaagtcaccaacagaaccgagtcaccaacggtacctgtaataatgatcattccctccccactcacgggtgtagtctaggcaagtgtaaagcttgagagaaacgcagcataaataacctttcgcagaatactgtcatatacacacccgaagtatgtaacgacagcatcccaccagggtctgaactgctcgtgatatcaatgttccgctaagtggcgccataccacccgcttcccatgaatcactctattcctaggtgtcctagattgcactcatggtctgggtattggaccttttacctcaactgactcttccccccacacagagagaaacaaacaaccagccaggtgaacagatgaataaatgcaaacattaatgcaaacataaatgcaaacaataaacaatgaatgcaaacagtaaataatgaatgcaataaataaacacagcacaaagcaaccaagccctaacctagagagcgctaggagagactcgctcagggaagatggaccagcataggtcaacttctctatcatccccagcagagtcgccagctgtcgcatcgcgcgaaaaaccggcgggaaaacaagaacaacagagccgccaccgtgcgttatttatcccaaaagagggaaaggaaacgctcagagtaaacctggaaagaacatggtctcgcgaccaaagagaatgggttcgggagtcggttatgcgaagggaaggtattagcacccctacgcatccgtagtactctacgggatccacgcacaaaaggaaggaatattggttgctaaacactgctcaaatactcgcacacactggctgaaagaaacgcaagaaactgactgaaactgaactcggcaggatgtcgcatcctaggcctacttagtccatcaggcatagacatcagagtccaagtagttcggactggggaaacaacacatgctcgctaggatatcgcatcctatgcctacgtatcttctcggacgagagaagaatcagagcattcgtagctcggctgacacgcacacaactaaataaaacacaggcaaacgtggagcctgaatgccaatcgatggacttacatcagcatccgaacctaaacacacgcaaagaggcaaacatggagcccaaatgccaatcactggacttacattgacatccgaacctaaacaacataacagatagatagggagtcggggactcagcctataactgtcgaacacacacaaacaagacagacagcaaatgctaaggagtcagggactcgagcctagcaaaggtcagacaacacacacaaagaaaaaaaggcgcccggagagatcagctcaatctcctgcctacatacttcatctggtgtgaagatcagggcgatgtagttcccctacgcagggataaaggactagcctaaccagataacagagggagacacaactctagggagactacgactcgagcctagatgttatcatgcaagatcatccctaagttaaggtttctagctaaatggcacacgggccaacctatcctaagtatggctcacacagggagcaagccacacacacacttaacttgcacagggagcaagccaagcaaaatctacttgcacaggaagcaagttaaactatcctaacttgcacaggaagcaagtcaaactatcctaacttgcacaggaagcaagtcaaactatcctatcttgcacaggaagcaagtcaaacaatcctacaagcacagatagcacacgctatacacaaacaagtggctcaaacaagggttaggttttagtcaaggggtcatatcaacctcaacaaacaaacctctgggACTGGGTgaatgtcgctcttaaccttgccattgaggggctaaggtgaagcagatgaaaggatgaagtgaggatgagacctcacagctcttatccctagcctgggagagctcaagacaagaatgcgtgggttcagaaagtgggaacccttctacacatttagaactgactcaactgtacagttgtacaagatcttgggtttgtatcggcaatgcatcaacacagtggtgtgagcaaggcagatgacacactgaatagtgggggatagattgcatatccctaccttccaccaattgcctcttcacttaggaggactttgactctatgcaaggacaaaagtaaacaatcacaaacattgcctcttaaggaggacttcagacagttgcctggccaagtaacaggccaggtcttccagactacatgaagtaaaagagacatacctcaatgcaaattgcttatacaagcaaagcaaagcaaaaagttcacaaaggaactaagcaactaaagcacctgaaacagtcaagcagatgttagtatgcaacttcaaacaaaacaaacagaaacaggaaccaacagtcaattggaggcacatggatgtgcaaggcacaaggcttatggcatgtaagccaagccacctacaaaacaaagaggttaggcaatgatacttgggtaagctcaatcaaaagaattggtcttaatggccatttgatggtcaacctgaaatcacaagctcaaaggtgagtaacaggaccaaTAGGACAAGCCTGGGGTCAAAggtgaatgagaaagtccaaacagcaaggggtaagtatccaaaatcatgttcaaacaattaggaaacatAACCAATggggttcacattcatatcaatcatcatcatcattttatgaaccatttaggtcaaaacatggcaaacagaagctcatagaagtcaacagcaagacttgcatcaaaagcaatctaaacattttccaaaatcatcaaataaatcatgaccaaccctaacacatagcatggtatgcatgtcaaatttcatcccatttggtcaagtggaaggcagtcaatgaaaatcagaaagtcaaaccaaattcaagcatgcacaaagaaagtcaacaagcatgggtcaacttcaaaaaatcatatcaaattgaaaacagatgagaaatgaaggagattaacaccaatgccaagtttgagatgtctagttatcacatatcaaatttcatgtccatctaataaagtatgagaatttcacaaatgagatgggaacatgtgtcacacaaagtccacatttgactaggcagggaagaaaaatctcaaacaaatagaaaatagtttaattaaatccaagaaaattcacaagtcaactagacatacaatagtaggttcatgcaagaaatcaagtcatttggatgtaaggaaacatgtgaacaaaattagggaaaatgcatgatcatggtatggcaccaaatgtaacacatgacttcaaaaaatcataaccagcaaaccacaaatgggaaatccacaaactttataccaaaatgaaggtgaacatgtctagtttcatcacaaaaagtttcaagctcattggatgcaacatgagtatttcacaattgaaatggtaagatgtatcattTTTGCATACATTTCACAAACCCTAGATCCATTTAATATCCATCCAAgcaaaaaattaataaaaatcatgataaaatagaggacatgCTTGTGAACATGATAaaaaaagtttcataatttttggatgaataatgaatCAAATATGAATTATGGAAGTGGAGGAACAATTGGATGAAAACATGAACAAAAGTAATGGTCAACAAGGGTCAgcatggcaattttgtaattatGTATGCCACTAATTGAAACGGCAGCGTTTTGGCAAGGGAAATGGAATAATGTGATTGGTTCTGGGGCGCGGGTACAGTAACAAGGCATGGAGGTTCAAAATTCTGGGCAAAATCTCCCTAGGGTTTGAATGAACAGTGCTACATCCCTAATTTGAGCTTTCACAATTTTCTCCAGAATTTAAAATTGGCCATACCAATgtgttcatcaatcatcataCAACAACATTCAAGCATTGATTTTCAATAATTCGAGCTAGGCAAAGAGCAATGAATGAGACAAGCTTGGATCATCAATGTTCATTTCAAGATATCTTCATAATAACTCAACCATTTCCAAAACTAGGGCCATCATTAAACTCAGCAATGAAAAACCTTTTTAAAACATGTGTCAATTTTAAAAATAGTGGAAGTTGAAAACTTACCAATTTGGAGGAGCAGTTGTGTTGCTGATGCCTTTTGATGAATTTGAAGTGAAACAGTTGTACCCTAGGGTCCTAGATGATGAATGATGAAAGTTGTTTGACTTGTGTAGATTTAAGTAGTCTCAAACTTGGATTGCCATGGAAGtcactttttcaaaacaatgcaagAATCAATGCTTCCAAGTGTGAAAAATGTGATTGTAATGCTCATGATGTTGCCTTGATGATGAACCAACCAAACAAAGTCAAAGCGTTTGAAGTTTGTGGACTGATAGATGAAAAAAATGCAAGAAGAGGTTTTTGAGTGAATGAGAGAACAAATGCTATTTTTTGTTGGTTTGATGATGCTAGCTGTTTGGTTTTGACAGAAAAGGATGAGGGAATATGGTCTAAATGCAAGGCAAGGTTTGGTGCTTTTCAGTTTTGACAGGTTTTGCAAGTGAGGGCAAGGTTTGTTATGTTGGTTTTGAGCTACAAAACAAGTGTGTATGCTGCTCTTACAGTTTTTGATGACAGGGAAAAAATgcaaaaatggccaaggcaagGTAAATGGTTCTGCTATGTGGTGTTTACAAACATTGTGTTTTGGTCATGGGAGATCCAATGCAAAATGACCAGCAGTGTGTGTTCTTTAGAATGACAGTCCCCAATCAATTTGCCTTGGCCCAAAGTAGCTTTTGTGTCATGCTTGTTGATTAAGTTATGCTGGATTGTTGGTTATGTTATGCTGGTTTTGAGGCAAGGCCAAGGGTGTGTGCAAGTTTGAAAGTCAACATCAGAAAAATGAAGAGCTGTTGTTGGTCTTATGACAGGAAAGATGCAGTTTTCAAAGTGCAAGGTTGAATCATTGGAGGTTTTTGACAGAACAATGGCCAAGGTAGCAAGGGCTTTGGTTGGAAAAAAAATAAGTGAAGGTTTGTGTGCTGCCAGGGTTTTTCTGCAGGAAATGTAGGGCTCAGGCAGCTTTTTGTTCTACTGCTGCAAGGTGTTGTAACTGGTTTTTTGAGTTTGGCCAAAGGTTGTGTTCTTTTTGTTGTAGCAGAGTTTGGCAAGGTTTGTGAGGTGATGCTTGTTCTGCTGTTTTGAGTTGGCAAGGCAGCAGAACATAAATGCATAGCAAGAGTGAGGTTGGAGAGAAGGGTGAGAGGGCAAGTTGCAAGGGTTGTGACAGGGTTGTTTTTTTTGACAGGAAAAAAAAGGAAAAGCAAAGCCAACTTAGTTTTGTTATGTATGGATAGACAAATAGCAGAGTAAGGTGAATTTTGGGAAGGTGTTTGATGTTTTGTGGTATGGCTTGGCAGGATGGATGCTTGCCTATGCTGTTACTGTCCTCAAAAAGACAGAATATACACCCTAAGTCTGCTGCATGGTATGGAGGTATTTGTCCTCTGAACTGCACAGCAAGGTGTGGTTTTGGGCTGCTGCAGCAGGTTTTCTACTGTCCTATGTGTGTCCTTTGCTGCTGCAGTATTGTGACAGGAAATGATGAGAAGAAATGGTATTTGGCCAAACTAGTTTAGTTCattttgtgtgttttggtttgaCATCAAATGATCAAATCCAAGCAAACAAGGAGGAGGTTTTAAAAAATCAGTGAGAAGTGTTTGGTCTCTTTTTGGTTATGGCctcaaatttgaaaatgcaagaAAGTGAATTTGAATGAATGAAGCTCCATTGGTTTTTCTCTACTGTGCTGCTGCTATATGTTTTCTGCTGTTTTGGTTGCTAGTTCTGCAATGTGATTTGCTCCTTGCTTCCAATGCTGCTATTAGTGACAGAAAATCATGCCATGCCCTGCTGTTGGATAGTACAAATTAAGGTGTGGAAACATGGATCAATGGTTGCTTTGTACTCATTTTCCAAAATTCAAGTAAACAAACATGGCCATATGTACTATTGGAGTATGGCTGCACTACAAGGCCTCAAAAGTGACAGAAGAATGATCaaaaaatgctgcataattgctgtcctcttgaggtacaaggcaaggcatggacaagtatggtgcaatGGTACTTTTCTGGTAATTcaagcaaacaaacaagattcacatgttctgcataatttggctttgcaaacacacttaaaatgacatttatgagctttcccaattggccaaatgctgaaaaaatgtttgagtcaaaaagtcaactcttggtcaaactttgaatttaaatgaaaaaggtccaaaaatgccattttgattggtaaggttttaggtcatgaaatttatatttttggaaagaggatgaaaaatgtggtttgtaggaaaaaaccccaccaaatttggccaaacggtttgggagatatggccctttgaagttcaagattttctgaaatcgattcgatcataacttgccaaccacacatgggaattgagagttctatgactttttggaaatgggagaacaagatcttcaactttcatgttgggcaaaaattcatttgaggcttgtatcacaatgtaagtttgaggatcaaaactttccatttttggtaagtttcagttacaggcccagtttccgttttgggaaattcatgatctggcttcaaattcttccatgatggtgtttggcatgatatatgatgactatttggacatgaatgaactcccacaaaccaattccaatcatcaaatctctgattaaatggacagttgaccaacagttgactattagggtttttgtctgattatgcattgactgatgaattccaaaccctaattccttgagaatttgacttcaaatgatgtcccaagttgtatgaactcttgattgttgaccatggtgcccaaattccacaagaatgaccaccatccactgctttgactgacagttgacttttctagggtttttgactgtctgggcatgaactgctgacctctgagcccttaacccttgaccaaaatacttcaaatagacctccaagtcatgtgaacttgttggacaaaccccaaggccttgattcaatgagaaattcctttgcttgcttggttgactgatctcctgatcagtttgacctaatttccTGACTgtcttgcacttgaggcaactgaagcaatgcaaatgttatgcaatggaccatgatatgctatgacctaatgtgaaaatgtatgtacaatgataggtgcaaatttgaggtgctacaccaggctatgacttaaaaatAACTGGGGGACTCGAAGGATTccatgaaaaataaatcaatggaaagactcagccggggaacaaGAGGAACATCCACAGtggaaacgggtagatcagaacaaagctgaagTACTCGGGCCAAACAGGAAACAACGATTACTCTAAGGGAATgcacactcaaactcaactaggggaagaaaagatcttcaacacatGAGGAGTATAAATTTATTATCaattaccgattactgggtaaagGAATAAcaaaaatctgacagagaggacatctgttaccggttagggtaaacatatcaaggatgactcgccGAGGGCAATCCaggaggtgtattcgttaccggttactgggtaagaataaactgatgggaaaagccaaaataggatttacaactaccagttactgggcagaagaccagagagagagaatacccgtcatcgattaaagtgaacatatcaaagatagactcaaaggaaagaaaatttgtcatcggttaggatgaacatatcaaggatagacttgcctggggattctagggaggatatccgtcatcggttaagatgaacatattgtaacacctcaaaatttgccctcctctcttgggactagcttaacatattacatatcatttttaggtcattaggcattgcatcttgcatatcatgtggttacattgtgcaaatcatcctcctaagtcttggtcagaaggTAAGAGGTTAtgatgcaagcctagggttttattgactgatcattagccatctgaggattgggctataaattagggttttgtggttctcaaggagattggtcttcatcttgtttgaagtgatacatcatcatcctcatggtcttgatatcatctagaagattcaagagattgat encodes:
- the LOC127130609 gene encoding uncharacterized protein LOC127130609, which produces MATVPEPKRKTCSYSFHREPLTPLVELGSLVTDDRLKSFVGRYGDILTVLKTVVDPVPLQTLLQFYDPELHCFTFQDYQLAPTLEEYSILLSVPIQHQVPFLDVPKEVDFRVVARALHLGIKEVSDSWKSSGDVVGLPLKFLLRVARCEAEKGNWEVFHAQLATMIYGIVLFPSMPNFVDHAAISIFIGGNPVPTLLADTYYAIHSRHGKGGAIRCCLPLLLKWFMSLLPVRASTTKNGGQGMFRGEKKRFNKSKKQCYKCQWFGHFAKECNANKKQPQGNEAKVARQEFDEENTLLVMITEGECNSKLQDNSNKNSRNSTKLSCDQLSDMVNQLHVE